The region CCCACCACGACGCCGTCGTCGAACGACACCGGCGCATCGAGCTGGCCCAGGTGCGGACTGACGATGCGTTTCGACGGCGGCAGGAATTCTTCGAAGCTGCCGGCGTCAAGCACCTGCGCGATGCGTTCGCGCGCGTTGGCTTCCAAATAGCTGGATGTCATTTTGCCTCCACAACAGATTCCACCGCCTGATCCAGACGCAAGCTGACCACTGCCGGCGTGGCGCCCATGTCGTTGATCGAGATACGCGTGTCGGCCAGTTGCCAGCGCTTGTTGAAGTCGCCGATGACGGCTTCCCAGATGGCGCCGAAACCGCGCGCCGCGGTTTTGATCTCGATGGCGCAACCGCCCTGCAGGTCGGCCGATTCGATCAGCACCTCGAGGTTGCCGGAACTGACTACGCCGACCAGCTCGGCCTTGGCGGAGAGCTTGCGGGTGCCGTTTTCAAAACGATAGTTCAAGGTTTCCATATCACCAGTTCCTGAAACGTTTGGGCGGGTTGTACAGGCCGCCGGAAGTGCGCACCAGATCTTTCATGTTCTTGGCGGCGAGCAGGTCGCGCGTGGCGAGACGCTTGTCGATGCCCAGGTCTTCGGCGCGGCGGATGATGCCCCGGTCACGCAAATTCTCGACCATGCGCTTGTCGCGCGCCAGGCCGACGGGCGTGTAACCGGCGACGCCGCGGATGGCCTGCTCGCGCTCTTCTTCGGTACGGCAGAGCAGCAGATTTGCGATGCCTTCTTCGGTGAGGATGTGCGTGACGTCGTCGCCGTAGATCATCACCGGCGGGATCGGCATGTTGGCCTGCTCGGCCAGTTGCCAGGCGTCGAGGCGGTCGACGAAGGCCGGCTGCATGTGTTCGCGGAAGGTTTCCACGGTCTGCACCACCAGCTTCTGGCCGCGCGGGATGGTGTTCTTGCCCGCCCGCGCCTGTTGACCCGCCTTGAGCCAAGCCGAACTGGCATGACGGCGGCCGCGTGCATCGGCGCCCATGTTGGGAGCACCGCCGAAGCCAGCGATGCGGCCCAGTGTCGCGGTCGATGAATTGCCCTGCAAGTCGATCTGCAGCGTCGAGCCGATGAACATGTCGCAGGCGTAGTGACCGGCCGTTTGCGAGAACGCGCGGTTGCTGCGCATGGAGCCGTCCGGTCCGATGAAGAAGATGTCGGGACGCGCACGGATGTAGTCTTCCATGCCCAGTTCGGAGCCAAAGGAATGCACCGATTCGACAAAGCCCGCTTCAATCGCGGGGATCAGCGCCGGATGCGGATTGAGCGCCCAGTGCTTGCAGATCTTGCCGCGCAGGCCGAGGGATTCGCCATAGGTCGGCAGGATCAGCTCGATGGCTGCGGTATCGAAGCCGATGCCGTGGTTCAGGCGCTGGACTTCGTATTCGGCGTAGATGCCCTTGATGGCCATCATCGCCATGAGCACCTGAATCTCGGAGATTTGCGCCGGGTCGCGCGTAAACAGAGGCTCGATGTAATGTGGCGTCGGCGCCTTGGTCACGAAGCTGACCCAGTCGGCCGGGATGTCGATGCGCGGCAGCACGTCCACGATTTCATTGACCTGGGCGATGACGATGCCGCTGCTGAAGGTGGTCGCCTCGACGATGGCGGGCGTGTCCTCGGTGTTGGGACCGGTATACAGATTGCCATGGCGATCCGCCGCCTGCGCCGCCACTAGGGCGACGCGCGGCGTCAGGTCGACGAAATAGCGGCCGAACAATTCCAGATAGGTATGGATCGCACCGATGTTGAGTTTGCCGGCGGACGCCAGCTTGGCCAACCGGCCGGCCTGGGGACCGGAGAAGGAAAAGTCCAGTTTCGAGGCGATGCCTTTTTCGAACACGTCCAGATGCTCCGGCAAGGCCAGCACCGAAAACAGCATGTGCAAGTCGTGCACACGCGCGGGGTCCAGCCCGGCCAGCGCCTTCGACAGGAAGTCGGCCTGCTTCTGGTTATTGCCTTCGAGGCAGACGCGGTCGCCCGATTCGATGACCGCGTACAACAGATCGGCAATGCGCGCCGCCGGCAACAGCTTTCCTTCGAGCGCGTTGCCTAACGCGCTGCTTGCGCGCGCCAGGCGTTCATTGCGATTGGTTTGCCGACGATTCCAGACGTGGTCGGTGGCGGACATTTACTTCACTCCCATGATGATGTCGGGCAAGCCGGTGGCGATGCCCGGGAAAATGCACAGCAGGATCACGGCCAGAAACATCAGCGCCAGGAACGGGATCGTGCCTTTGATCACTTCCGACAACGGGATGTCGGGCGCGATGTTCTTGATCACGAACAGGTTCAGCCCTACCGGCGGATGGATCAGTCCCATTTCCATGACCACGGTCATGACGATGCCGAACCAGATCAGGTCAAACCCGGCTTCGCGCAACGGCGGCAGGATGATCGGCGCGGTCATCAGGATGATCGACACCGGCGGCAGGAAGAAGCCGAGCACGATCACCATCAGCAGGATCACCGCCAGCAGCAGCCATTTCGACAAGTGCATGTCCACCACCCACTGCGCCGCCGACTGGCTGATGTGCAGGTAGCTCATCACGTAGGAATACAGCAGCGACATGCCGATGATCAGCAGCAGCATGCCCGATTCCTTGATGGTCGAGCTGAGGAAAGGCACCAGTTCGCGCGGCTTGTAGATGCGATACACCACCGCAATCAGCACGATGGCCAGCAAGGCTCCCAGGCCGGCAGTCTCGGAAGGCGTTGCAAAGCCGCCGTACAGCGCCACCATCACGCCGATCAGCAGGATCAGGAAAGGCAGCACGCGCGGCAGCATTTCCACCTTTTGCGCCAGCGTGAAATGCTCGTCGTCGAGATAGGCCGACTTCGCGCCGCCGCCGGTATAGATGGCGTGGGCAAGGCGGTATTCCTTGCGGGCGCGGTACATGGCATAGCCGGCGAACAGGATCACCAGCAACACGCCCGGCCCGATGCCGGCGAGGAACAGGCGTCCCAGCGACTGCTCGGCTGCCACGGCGTACAGGATCATGGTGATCGAGGGCGGCAACAAAATGCCCAGCGTGCCGCCGGCGGCGATGATGCCTGCGGCAAACCCGGGCGAGTAGCCGCGACGGCGCATTTCCGGAATCCCGGCCGAACCGATGGCCGAGCAGGTTGCCGGCGACGAGCCCGCCATCGCCGCGAACAAGGCGCAGGCAAACACGTTGGCGATGCCGAGGCCGCCCGGCACGCGATTCAACCAGGCGTGGATGGCCGAGTACAAGTCCTTGCCGGCAGGTGATTTGCCGATGGCCGCTCCCTTCAGGATGAACAGCGGAATCGACAGCAAGGTGATGGAAGCGATTTCTTCGTAGACGTTTTGCGTGACGGTATCGAGCGAGGATGCCGGCATGAAGAAATACATGAACGAGGTCGCCACCACACCCAGCGCAAATGCGATCGGCATGCCCGAGCACATCACGAGGATGGTGACGATCCCGTACAGGGAACCGAGGACTAAAGGCGTCAGCGTCATGCTTGCTCCTTGGCGGGGACGGTACCGGTGATGCGGGTCAATACCTGCACCAGTAATTGCAGCGTCAGCACGGTCATGCCGAGCGCCATCATCGAATAGGGAATCCACAGCGGCGGCGCGAACGTCGACGAGGTAGTCTGGCCGTCGACCCAGGCTTCGTGGAACAGCGTCCACGACTTCCAGGCGAAGAACGCGCAGAACACGAAGGAAATCAGATCGACGATGAACATGCGCACCTGGTTGGCCCGCGGCGACAGGAAGCCGGCCAGCGCTTCGATGCCGATGTGGCCGCGCAGCGATTGCACGTACGCCGAGCACAGGAAGATCACGCCCACCAGCATGAACACCGACGCCTCATCCTGCCAGTCGGTCGGCTGGTGGAAAAAGTAGCGCACCACTACCGAATAGGTGAGGATGATCGACGTCAGCATCAGCGCAATCATGGCGAGGAACACCGCGAGCTTGTTGAACTTCTGCAGCGCATGGTGCAGCCCGGCGACGACGGCGTTGGCTGATATGTCACCCCCGGCAGGCTTGGCCTGCGGCTGCATCTCGAAGCCGTGACTCATAGGAGTTTCTCCGCCAGTTTGAGCAGGTTGGCGCAATTGGCGTTGCGGGCGCCGAAGTCTTTCCAGGCGGTGGCGCGGGCGATATCCTGCCATTTCTTGACGGTGGCGGCGTTGAGATCGACCACCTTGGCGCCGGCCTTCTGGTACACGGCGGCGACGGCGACGTCATCGGTCTGCGCAGCCTTCAGCGCGAACTGTTCCATCTCCGCACCGACGGCCATAATGGCTGCCTGCTGGTCCTTGGTCAGGCGTTCGAACACGGCCTTGGAAATCATCAGTGGCTCGAACATGTACCAGTAAGCCTTGTCGCGGCCGGTGGTCAAGGCCTTGGCGACTTCTTCCAAGCGGAAGGAAATGAACGAGGTCGACGAGGTCATCGCCGCAT is a window of Herbaspirillum hiltneri N3 DNA encoding:
- the mdcC gene encoding malonate decarboxylase acyl carrier protein encodes the protein METLNYRFENGTRKLSAKAELVGVVSSGNLEVLIESADLQGGCAIEIKTAARGFGAIWEAVIGDFNKRWQLADTRISINDMGATPAVVSLRLDQAVESVVEAK
- a CDS encoding TRAP transporter small permease; the encoded protein is MSHGFEMQPQAKPAGGDISANAVVAGLHHALQKFNKLAVFLAMIALMLTSIILTYSVVVRYFFHQPTDWQDEASVFMLVGVIFLCSAYVQSLRGHIGIEALAGFLSPRANQVRMFIVDLISFVFCAFFAWKSWTLFHEAWVDGQTTSSTFAPPLWIPYSMMALGMTVLTLQLLVQVLTRITGTVPAKEQA
- a CDS encoding TRAP transporter large permease; this translates as MTPLVLGSLYGIVTILVMCSGMPIAFALGVVATSFMYFFMPASSLDTVTQNVYEEIASITLLSIPLFILKGAAIGKSPAGKDLYSAIHAWLNRVPGGLGIANVFACALFAAMAGSSPATCSAIGSAGIPEMRRRGYSPGFAAGIIAAGGTLGILLPPSITMILYAVAAEQSLGRLFLAGIGPGVLLVILFAGYAMYRARKEYRLAHAIYTGGGAKSAYLDDEHFTLAQKVEMLPRVLPFLILLIGVMVALYGGFATPSETAGLGALLAIVLIAVVYRIYKPRELVPFLSSTIKESGMLLLIIGMSLLYSYVMSYLHISQSAAQWVVDMHLSKWLLLAVILLMVIVLGFFLPPVSIILMTAPIILPPLREAGFDLIWFGIVMTVVMEMGLIHPPVGLNLFVIKNIAPDIPLSEVIKGTIPFLALMFLAVILLCIFPGIATGLPDIIMGVK
- the mdcA gene encoding malonate decarboxylase subunit alpha — its product is MSATDHVWNRRQTNRNERLARASSALGNALEGKLLPAARIADLLYAVIESGDRVCLEGNNQKQADFLSKALAGLDPARVHDLHMLFSVLALPEHLDVFEKGIASKLDFSFSGPQAGRLAKLASAGKLNIGAIHTYLELFGRYFVDLTPRVALVAAQAADRHGNLYTGPNTEDTPAIVEATTFSSGIVIAQVNEIVDVLPRIDIPADWVSFVTKAPTPHYIEPLFTRDPAQISEIQVLMAMMAIKGIYAEYEVQRLNHGIGFDTAAIELILPTYGESLGLRGKICKHWALNPHPALIPAIEAGFVESVHSFGSELGMEDYIRARPDIFFIGPDGSMRSNRAFSQTAGHYACDMFIGSTLQIDLQGNSSTATLGRIAGFGGAPNMGADARGRRHASSAWLKAGQQARAGKNTIPRGQKLVVQTVETFREHMQPAFVDRLDAWQLAEQANMPIPPVMIYGDDVTHILTEEGIANLLLCRTEEEREQAIRGVAGYTPVGLARDKRMVENLRDRGIIRRAEDLGIDKRLATRDLLAAKNMKDLVRTSGGLYNPPKRFRNW